From Coffea arabica cultivar ET-39 chromosome 10e, Coffea Arabica ET-39 HiFi, whole genome shotgun sequence, one genomic window encodes:
- the LOC113712277 gene encoding protein kri1 has translation MGLKLFDSDSSSEDDEKLNRIEINQEFARRYEHNKKREDLQRLEELKKKGVIDSESDSEESSSEQEEEEENANLSKKKDLEFFDALIRVRNKDPILKDKEAKLFQSELDSENEEDDDNDNDGNGNSGSEEKGNKLKKDGKRKEKKKPMYLKDVASKQLIEEGPEFDDDDDEEKDNVDKKVVKSYAEEQEELRKAFLQAVEDAEAEEGDDGEEFLIEKRKRDGEDEESEEDVGFGEKLDEYFGGDEKLDEDMMFLKDYFRNRMWVGNGDHKKGVGDEEGLGVSADEEEIERQEDYERDYNFRFEENAGDRVMGHSRVVEGSVRKKTNARKVQRLRKEERMAQAEFERREELKHLKNVKKKEMMEKLRKLRKAAGIGDDGAWLLDEDDLEEEFNPDEYDKKMKEAFDDGYYKADDVDPEFGSDHGEDNNEFEKPDFAKEDELLGLPEGWDDIRNACNGFLSTRERILQLKTESGDNHEQSDEEDVRPEDGKRKKKRKRHASEVEKALRDEFLEEYYKLDYEDTIGDLKTKFHYREVPPNRYGLNPEEILVMDNKELNQYVPIKKLAPYREKEWKVPRIKAYQQRQRIKEVKANVSTVPKNHKLLSDSRNVNSAVSSAESEKPWPAESNGDTSKLSRRSKRRHRQAELKLSHSRLMAYGKIPSKTKSKKKSSVQDVA, from the coding sequence ATGGGGTTGAAATTATTCGACAGCGACAGCTCCAGCGAGGACGATGAGAAGCTAAACAGAATCGAAATCAACCAGGAGTTCGCCCGGCGTTATGAGCATAATAAGAAGCGGGAGGATTTGCAGCGACTCGAGGAGCTCAAGAAGAAAGGGGTCATTGATTCGGAGTCAGATTCCGAAGAGTCTTCATCTGaacaagaggaggaggaggagaatgCTAACCTGAGTAAGAAAAAAGATTTAGAATTTTTTGATGCTTTAATTCGAGTTAGAAATAAAGACCCTATTTTGAAAGATAAAGAAGCTAAATTATTTCAATCTGAATTGGATTCTGAAAATGAGGAAGatgatgataatgataatgatggAAATGGAAATAGTGGAAGTGAAGAAAAGGGAAATAAGTTGAAAAAAGATGGTAAaaggaaggagaaaaagaagcCAATGTATTTGAAAGATGTGGCGTCGAAGCAGTTGATTGAGGAGGGGCCGGagtttgatgatgatgatgatgaggaaaaGGATAATGTGGATAAGAAGGTGGTCAAGAGCTATGCGGAGGAGCAAGAGGAGCTGAGGAAGGCGTTTTTGCAGGCAGTGGAGGACGCAGAGGCTGAGGAGGGGGATGATGGAGAAGAGTTTTTGATTGAGAAGAGGAAAAGGGATGGTGAAGACGAGGAGAGTGAGGAGGATGTTGGGTTTGGAGAGAAGTTGGACGAGTATTTTGGTGGGGATGAGAAGTTGGACGAGGATATGATGTTTTTGAAGGATTATTTTAGGAATAGGATGTGGGTTGGGAATGGTGATCATAAGAAGGGGGTGGGTGATGAGGAGGGGTTGGGTGTTTCAGCGGATGAAGAGGAGATTGAGAGGCAAGAGGACTATGAGAGGGATTATAATTTTAGGTTCGAGGAAAATGCAGGGGATAGGGTGATGGGTCATTCGAGAGTAGTGGAGGGGTCAGTGAGAAAAAAGACGAATGCAAGGAAGGTGCAAAGATTGAGGAAGGAGGAGAGGATGGCACAGGCAGAGTTTGAGAGGAGAGAGGAGTTGAAGCACCTGAAGAATGTGAAGAAGAAGGAGATGATGGAGAAGCTTAGGAAGTTAAGGAAGGCTGCTGGTATTGGGGACGATGGGGCTTGGTTGTTGGATGAGGATGACTTGGAGGAGGAATTTAATCCGGATGAGTATGATAAAAAGATGAAAGAAGCATTTGATGATGGCTATTATAAAGCAGATGATGTTGACCCTGAGTTTGGAAGTGATCATGGTGAAGATAATAATGAGTTTGAAAAGCCAGATTTTGCCAAAGAAGATGAGTTGCTTGGACTTCCCGAAGGTTGGGATGATATAAGAAATGCCTGCAATGGCTTCTTATCTACCAGGGAAAGAATTTTACAGCTCAAGACAGAAAGTGGAGACAATCATGAGCaaagtgatgaagaagatgtaAGGCCTGAAGATGGAAAGCGGAAGAAAAAACGGAAGCGTCATGCCTCTGAGGTGGAAAAGGCATTGAGAGATGAGTTTTTGGAGGAGTATTATAAGTTGGACTATGAAGACACAATAGGTGATTTGAAGACTAAATTCCATTATAGAGAGGTTCCTCCTAATAGATATGGACTTAATCCGGAGGAAATTCTTGTAATGGATAATAAGGAGCTGAATCAGTACGTTCCTATTAAGAAGCTGGCTCCATACCGTGAAAAGGAATGGAAGGTTCCTCGAATTAAGGCATATCAGCAGAGGCAGAGGATCAAGGAAGTTAAAGCAAATGTATCAACTGTACCAAAAAATCATAAGTTGTTGAGTGACAGTAGAAACGTAAATTCTGCGGTGAGTTCTGCTGAGAGTGAGAAACCATGGCCTGCAGAATCCAATGGTGATACAAGCAAACTGTCACGTCGTAGTAAGAGAAGGCATCGTCAAGCTGAACTGAAATTGTCTCACTCAAGGCTTATGGCATATGGGAAAATCCCCtcgaaaacaaaaagtaaaaagaagTCCAGCGTGCAGGATGTAGCTTAG
- the LOC113712499 gene encoding glycylpeptide N-tetradecanoyltransferase 1-like, producing the protein MDDNDKPTENPKPTSDANITPKNESEISMDSLARKVQESLSLAKRHKFWETQPVGQLKDLGDTNLPEGPIEAPTPLSEVKQEPYNLPSQYEWITCDMDSEEMCNEVYNLLTSNYVEDDENMFRFNYSKEFLQWALRPPGYFRSWHIGVRAKSSKRMVAFITGVPARIRVRETIVNMAEINFLCVHKKLRSKRLAPVMIKEVTRRVHLENIWQAAYTAGVVIPTPITICQYWHRSLNPKKLIDVGFSRLGARMTMSRTIKLYKLPDQTATPGFRKMEPHDVPAVTRLLRNYLRQFVVSPDFDENDVEHWLLPKENVVDSFLVESPETHEITDFCSFYTLPSSILGSQNYTALKAAYSYYNVSTKTPLTQLMNDALIVAKRKDFDVFNALDVMHNETFLKELKFGPGDGKLHYYLYNYRIRRVLQPSELGLVLL; encoded by the coding sequence ATGGATGACAATGATAAGCCAACTGAGAACCCTAAACCTACTTCTGATGCAAATATAACTCCTAAGAATGAGTCAGAGATATCAATGGATTCCCTGGCACGAAAAGTCCAAGAATCCCTTTCCCTTGCAAAGAGGCATAAGTTTTGGGAAACGCAACCGGTGGGGCAACTCAAAGATCTTGGGGATACAAACCTTCCTGAAGGCCCAATTGAGGCTCCAACTCCCCTGTCTGAGGTCAAACAAGAGCCTTATAATCTTCCAAGTCAATATGAGTGGATTACCTGCGATATGGACTCTGAAGAGATGTGTAATGAGGTGTATAATCTCTTAACTTCTAACTATGTTGAGGATGATGAGAACATGTTCAGGTTCAACTACTCAAAAGAGTTTCTTCAATGGGCACTTCGCCCTCCAGGTTATTTCAGGAGCTGGCACATTGGAGTGAGAGCGAAGAGTTCAAAAAGGATGGTCGCTTTTATAACTGGGGTTCCTGCAAGGATCCGGGTTCGTGAAACTATTGTAAACATGGCAGAAATCAATTTTCTTTGCGTCCATAAGAAACTTAGGTCGAAAAGGCTTGCTCCTGTAATGATCAAAGAAGTAACAAGGAGggttcacttggagaatatctGGCAGGCAGCCTATACTGCCGGTGTGGTTATTCCTACGCCCATAACAATTTGCCAATATTGGCATAGATCTTTGAACCCAAAGAAGCTTATTGATGTAGGATTTTCTAGGCTTGGTGCAAGGATGACAATGAGCCGCACTATAAAGTTGTACAAGTTGCCGGATCAAACAGCCACACCTGGTTTCAGGAAGATGGAGCCTCATGATGTTCCTGCAGTTACTCGTTTACTTCGAAATTACTTGAGGCAATTTGTTGTTTCGCCAGACTTTGATGAAAACGATGTAGAGCACTGGCTTCTTCCAAAGGAGAATGTTGTGGATAGTTTCCTGGTTGAAAGCCCAGAGACTCACGAGATCACTGACTTCTGCAGCTTTTACACTCTTCCCTCTTCTATATTAGGTAGCCAGAATTACACTGCACTAAAGGCTGCTTATTCTTATTACAATGTGTCTACAAAGACTCCGTTAACCCAGCTGATGAACGATGCTCTCATTGTGGCTAAGCGGAAAGATTTTGATGTTTTCAATGCTTTGGATGTCATGCATAATGAGACTTTCTTGAAGGAACTGAAATTTGGCCCAGGTGACGGGAAACTGCATTACTATCTGTACAACTACCGAATAAGACGTGTGCTGCAACCGTCAGAACTTGGGCTAGTGCTCTTGTAG
- the LOC113712278 gene encoding uncharacterized protein, with product MFNFVCYCRILAYARNCSIDAVSSLIRAHKQELHFLQTHQPFSSSSIVKTSEKRSTVVSYLINSCGLSPERAISASKYVNFKAPENADSVVAFFKKHHFTDVQISTLIYGRPQILSANPDKTILPKLEFLQSVGFSSFDIPKLVCASPRILHRSLRNRLIPVYNFLKNLLHSSEDVVVAVKQYPEVLQLDIENTVAPNIQILRDIGVGKSHILFCLKCAPRVLGSSPDRFKEIVERVKKMGFNPQRQSFVQGVNVIGRTASSTWKRKVEVYKKCGWTEEEVLVAFRKFPRCMLASESKILGAMDFLVREMGFNPSIFANRPHLISVSLRKTLIPRCSVVQVLLSKGLVDKNFSLQLLLECPENQFLKRFIIPHKEGAPELLNLYQEKLKIPN from the coding sequence ATGTTCAATTTTGTATGCTATTGTAGAATATTGGCTTATGCAAGAAATTGCTCAATTGATGCCGTTTCAAGTTTAATACGAGCCCATAAACAAGAACTGCATTTTCTTCAAACCCACCAGCCATTTTCATCATCTTCCATCGTAAAAACTTCAGAAAAGCGGTCAACAGTAGTTTCTTACTTGATTAACTCTTGTGGGCTGTCTCCAGAAAGAGCCATTTCGGCCTCAAAATATGTTAACTTCAAAGCCCCAGAAAATGCAGACTCAGTAGTTGCATTTTTCAAGAAGCACCATTTTACTGATGTTCAAATCTCAACTCTTATTTATGGCCGCCCACAAATTCTCTCAGCCAACCCTGACAAGACCATTTTGCCCAAGTTGGAATTTTTGCAATCTGTTGGGTTCTCAAGCTTTGACATTCCCAAGTTGGTATGTGCATCGCCGAGAATACTTCATAGAAGCTTGAGAAATCGTCTAATCCCAGTTTATAATTTCCTCAAAAACCTGCTCCATTCCAGTGAAGATGTTGTGGTTGCTGTTAAGCAATACCCAGAGGTTCTACAGCTTGACATAGAGAATACTGTGGCACCTAATATTCAGATTCTGCGAGACATTGGTGTGGGCAAATCTCATATTCTGTTTTGTTTAAAATGTGCACCGCGTGTATTAGGCAGTAGTCCTGACAGATTCAAGGAAATTGTAGAGAGAGTTAAGAAAATGGGTTTTAATCCTCAAAGACAAAGCTTTGTTCAGGGAGTTAATGTGATAGGGAGAACAGCTTCTTCAACTTGGAAACGCAAAGTTGAGGTCTATAAGAAATGTGGTTGGACTGAGGAAGAGGTGCTGGTAGCTTTCAGGAAGTTTCCGCGTTGTATGTTGGCATCAGAAAGTAAGATCTTAGGAGCAATGGACTTTTTGGTACGAGAAATGGGATTCAATCCTTCAATTTTTGCAAATAGACCACATCTCATTTCTGTCAGCTTGAGGAAGACACTTATTCCCAGGTGTTCAGTTGTTCAAGTTCTGCTCTCAAAAGGTTTGGTAGACAAGAACTTTAGCCTGCAACTGTTGCTGGAATGCCCAGAAAATCAATTTCTTAAGAGGTTTATCATACCCCACAAAGAGGGAGCTCCTGAGCTGTTGAACTTATATCaggaaaaactgaaaattccaaATTGA
- the LOC113711119 gene encoding uncharacterized protein: protein MAAVVANPHINITEITANMKAEGVQSPEIEAIVKALSDDTIWKTIEGFKGKDMSTQEKMINNMVAGGHLPQVGVPLPTPVNPTDPHVISVAKFALAKYNDKHGTKLVFNRVNGGLQWKIVIGTLYILVLATQDSKGTYTDYAVVFETFLGQKYLFWYKH, encoded by the exons ATGGCCGCCGTCGTTGCCAACCCCCACATCAACATTACTGAAATCACAGCCAACA TGAAAGCGGAGGGAGTCCAGTCCCCTGAGATAGAAGCTATAGTGAAGGCACTTTCAGACGACACGATATGGAAAACAATCGAGGGATTCAAGGGCAAGGACATGAGCACTCAGGAGAAAATGATT AACAACATGGTGGCCGGTGGTCACCTACCTCAAGTCGGTGTTCCTCTTCCAACGCCAGTGAACCCAACTGACCCTCACGTGATCTCGGTCGCAAAATTTGCATTGGCAAAGTACAACGACAAGCATGGGACAAAACTGGTTTTCAACCGCGTGAATGGCGGCCTGCAGTGGAAAATTGTTATTGGCACTCTCTATATCCTTGTCCTTGCAACTCAGGATTCTAAGGGCACATATACCGATTATGCAGTGGTTTTTGAGACCTTTTTGGGTCAGAAGTACCTCTTCTGGTATAAGCATTAA